In Ipomoea triloba cultivar NCNSP0323 chromosome 7, ASM357664v1, a single genomic region encodes these proteins:
- the LOC116024652 gene encoding uncharacterized protein LOC116024652 produces MESGGGFTAGDLSTIGGIATVSLLHSFIPTHWLPFSIVGRAQKWTLSRTLIVTALGAVLHVLSTSLLGITAITISNTIAGEETVHKLASLLLIFLGGSYIILYLTGKGGHSHSHNQPMEKMAVAGLVLVPALSPCATTLPVFLAVGNSSSMMVLAIIVLLFSTITVMTSLVALSFYGASQLKFHWVERYDKLLVGSVLCLVGILTLIFHDHDHDGEAGSAGDHLHRKIIAL; encoded by the exons ATGGAGAGCGGAGGAGGTTTCACCGCCGGAGATCTGTCCACCATCGGCGGCATCGCCACCGTCTCGTTGCTGCATTCCTTCATTCCTACCCACTGGCTGCCGTTCTCCATCGTCGGCCGCGCTCAGAAATGGACTCTCTCCCGTACCCTCATCGTCA CTGCACTCGGGGCAGTTTTGCACGTATTGTCAACTTCACTTCTTGGCATAACTGCAATCACCATATCTAACACTATTGCTGGGGAGGAAACTGTGCATAAACTTGCTTCTTTGTTGCTCATATTTCTTGGTGGAAGTTACATCATCTTGTATCTCACTGGAAAGGGTGGTCATAGCCATTCACACAACCAACCCATGGAAAAAATGGCTGTGGCTGGGCTTGTTCTTGTGCCTGCTTTGTCTCCTTGTGCAACCACTCTGCCTGTATTTCTCGCTGTTGGAAATTCATCTTCCATGATGGTGCTTGCCATAATAGTTCTTCTATTCAG CACCATAACAGTAATGACCTCGCTGGTGGCACTCTCATTTTACGGTGCAAGTCAGCTCAAGTTCCATTGGGTGGAGCGCTATGACAAGCTCCTCGTAGGTTCGGTTCTATGCTTGGTTGGAATCTTAACGCTCATATTCCACGATCACGATCATGATGGAGAAGCCGGTTCGGCTGGAGACCATCTACACAGAAAAATAATTGCACTGTGA
- the LOC116024560 gene encoding 60S ribosomal protein L30-like: MVAAKKTKKTHESINNRLALVMKSGKYTLGYKTVLKSLRSSKGKLIIISNNCPPLRKSEIEYYAMLAKVGVHHYNGNNVDLGTACGKYFRVCCLSIIDPGDSDIIKSMPSEQ, from the exons ATGGTTGCCGCCAAGAAGACC AAGAAGACTCATGAGAGCATTAACAATAGGCTGGCTCTGGTCATGAAGAGTGGGAAGTACACTTTGGGATACAAGACCGTCCTCAAGTCCCTCAGAAGCTCGAAAG ggaaattaattataatttccaACAACTGCCCTCCTCTTAGGAAGTCTGAGATAGAGTACTATGCCATGTTGGCGAAGGTTGGCGTTCACCACTACAACGGAA ACAATGTTGATTTGGGAACTGCATGCGGTAAATATTTCAGAGTGTGTTGCCTCAGCATTATCGACCCTG GGGATTCTGACATTATCAAGAGCATGCCAAGCGAGCAGTAA
- the LOC116024559 gene encoding protein FAR1-RELATED SEQUENCE 3 isoform X1, which produces MDVEVIDVEEGNMGQHDGVTDDGDDELSESSTQDVNRAVEPHLGMEFHSEDAAKTFYDEYSKRMGFRIRVSHFGRLKADVSSTFRDFLCARDGLKKRTRTGETCGAMLRIELKGKNKWVVTKFLRDHNHSIESPNNVHYLRHTAMTTKVATENSLAGLVPSGVMYVSVDGSHAPIEMNHGVKNCRTADSDRLTKNTTTLIYAPKQYNQRRTLGRDAHSLLDYFKKMQAENPGFYYAIQLDEDNRMANVFWADSRSRNAYSHFGDAVTLDTTYRVKQCKVPFAPFTGVNHHGQLILFGCALLLDESEATFVWLFKTFLAAMNNHAPISITTDQDRAIQSAVAQVFPETCHCINKWDVLRQGQEKMAPVCIMHPNFQVELYNCINMTETVEEFELCWDSILRKYDLQKNDWLHSIYNVRQRWAPVYFRASFFAAIASNQGSESSFFDGYVKQQTTLPIFIRQYEAALENSFEKEIESDFETTCTTPVLRTPSPMEKQAANLYTRWIFAKFQVELVETFVYTANMIDGDGTVSMYRVAKFEDDSKAYIVSLNCSDMKAKCSCQMFEYSGILCRHILTVFTVTNVLTLPSHYILKRWTRNAKSVVGSDECGERHSNESMAARYNTLCREAIRYAEEGALAPETYNVAVSALKEAKKKVSAAKKNVARVIPPNSQASGVYDDRRSSGSTPDMNPILWPCQDEMMKRFNLNVSVPTKSVTDLNIPRMAPVSVHRDDGHTDNMVSLPCLKSMTWVMENKSSTPANRVAVINLKLQDYSRSTPQESEVKFQLSKVTLEPMLKSMAYISEQLSTANRVAVINLKLQDTETTSGESEVKFQVSRDTLGAMLRSMAYIREQLSNTVEPQVETPSKKQRK; this is translated from the exons ATGGATGTTGAAGTGATTGATGTGGAAGAAGGAAACATGGGCCAGCATGACGGTGTAACAGATGACGGAGATGATGAACTCAGTGAGAGCTCCACTCAGGATGTGAATAGGGCAGTCGAACCACATCTGGGAATGGAATTCCATTCTGAAGATGCAGCTAAGACTTTCTATGATGAGTACAGTAAGCGAATGGGCTTTAGAATTCGTGTTAGCCATTTTGGTCGATTAAAGGCAGATGTGAGTTCTACTTTCAGGGATTTCTTGTGTGCCAGGGATGGTTTGAAAAAAAGAACAAGAACCGGGGAAACCTGTGGTGCTATGCTTAGAATAGAGCTAAAGGGTAAAAACAAATGGGTTGTAACAAAATTTCTGAGGGATCACAACCATTCCATTGAGAGTCCCAATAATGTGCATTACCTTAGGCATACTGCTATGACAACAAAGGTTGCCACTGAAAACAGCCTGGCAGGTCTCGTTCCTAGTGGTGTTATGTATGTTTCAGTGGATGGGAGTCATGCTCCCATAGAGATGAATCATGGAGTGAAGAATTGTCGCACTGCAGATTCAGATCGATTAACTAAGAACACTACAACTCTAATTTATGCTCCCAAACAGTACAATCAGAGAAGAACACTGGGGAGAGATGCTCATAGCCTTCTTGATTATTTCAAGAAAATGCAGGCTGAGAATCCTGGATTTTACTATGCAATACAACTTGATGAGGATAATCGCATGGCTAATGTATTTTGGGCTGATTCAAGGTCGAGAAATGCATATAGTCATTTTGGTGATGCTGTCACATTGGATACAACATACCGAGTGAAGCAATGCAAAGTGCCATTTGCTCCATTCACAGGAGTGAACCATCATGGTCAATTGATTTTGTTTGGCTGTGCTTTACTTCTAGATGAATCTGAGGCTACATTTGTTTGGCTATTTAAGACATTTCTTGCTGCCATGAACAACCATGCCCCCATCTCAATAACTACCGACCAGGACAGGGCCATACAATCTGCAGTAGCTCAAGTATTTCCTGAAACATGCCATTGTATAAACAAATGGGATGTATTAAGACAAGGACAAGAGAAAATGGCTCCTGTATGCATTATGCACCCTAATTTCCAGGTCGAActatataattgtataaatatGACTGAGACTGTTGAGGAATTTGAATTATGCTGGGATTCAATCCTTCGAAAATATGACCTTCAGAAGAACGATTGgctacattcaatatataatgtacGCCAACGGTGGGCTCCTGTTTATTTTCGTGCTTCTTTCTTTGCAGCCATTGCTTCCAATCAGGGATCAGAGAGCTCATTCTTTGACGGCTATGTGAAACAACAAACCACCTTGCCTATATTCATTCGGCAGTATGAAGCAGCTTTAGAAAATTCATTTGAAAAGGAAATAGAGTCTGATTTTGAAACAACATGTACCACTCCAGTGCTGAGGACACCATCGCCGATGGAGAAACAGGCAGCTAATTTATATACAAGATGGATTTTCGCAAAATTTCAAGTAGAACTAGTGGAAACATTTGTCTACACTGCAAATATGATTGATGGAGATGGGACTGTTAGCATGTACAGAGTTGCAAAATTTGAAGATGACAGCAAAGCCTACATTGTCTCATTGAATTGCTCTGATATGAAAGCAAAATGTAGTTGCCAGATGTTTGAATATTCTGGTATCCTTTGTAGGCACATACTGACAGTTTTTACCGTGACAAACGTACTAACATTGCCATCTCACTACATCTTGAAGCGGTGGACAAGAAATGCAAAAAGTGTTGTTGGATCAGATGAATGTGGAGAACGACATAGTAATGAATCAATGGCAGCTCGATACAATACCCTATGCAGGGAAGCCATAAGGTATGCAGAAGAAGGGGCTTTAGCTCCAGAAACATACAATGTGGCTGTGAGTGCTCTTAAAGAAGCAAAGAAGAAGGTTTCTGCTGCAAAGAAAAATGTTGCTAGAGTCATACCTCCCAATTCACAGGCCAGTGGTGTTTATGATGATCGGAGGTCATCCGGTTCTACTCCGGATATGAACCCTATACTGTGGCCTTGCCAAGATGAAATGATGAAACGCTTTAATCTCAATGTTAGCGTTCCCACTAAATCTGTCACTGATCTCAACATTCCTCGCATGGCCCCTGTTTCCGTTCACCGTGATGATGGTCACACGGATAACATG GTGAGCCTTCCTTGTCTTAAGTCAATGACTTGGGTGATGGAGAACAAAAGTTCAACACCTGCAAATAGAGTAGCTGTTATCAATCTCAAG TTGCAAGATTATAGCAGGTCTACTCCACAAGAATCAGAGGTTAAGTTTCAACTGTCCAAGGTCACTCTGGAGCCCATGTTGAAATCTATGGCTTATATCAGTGAGCAGCTCTCTACTGCCAATAGGGTTGCTGTCATCAATTTGAAG cTTCAGGACACAGAAACAACTTCAGGAGAATCAGAGGTGAAATTTCAGGTGTCAAGAGATACTTTAGGTGCAATGTTGAGGTCCATGGCTTATATCCGTGAGCAGCTCTCGAATACA GTTGAACCCCAAGTTGAGACTCCAAGTAAGAAACAAAGGAAGTAG
- the LOC116024559 gene encoding protein FAR1-RELATED SEQUENCE 3 isoform X2, whose translation MDVEVIDVEEGNMGQHDGVTDDGDDELSESSTQDVNRAVEPHLGMEFHSEDAAKTFYDEYSKRMGFRIRVSHFGRLKADVSSTFRDFLCARDGLKKRTRTGETCGAMLRIELKGKNKWVVTKFLRDHNHSIESPNNVHYLRHTAMTTKVATENSLAGLVPSGVMYVSVDGSHAPIEMNHGVKNCRTADSDRLTKNTTTLIYAPKQYNQRRTLGRDAHSLLDYFKKMQAENPGFYYAIQLDEDNRMANVFWADSRSRNAYSHFGDAVTLDTTYRVKQCKVPFAPFTGVNHHGQLILFGCALLLDESEATFVWLFKTFLAAMNNHAPISITTDQDRAIQSAVAQVFPETCHCINKWDVLRQGQEKMAPVCIMHPNFQVELYNCINMTETVEEFELCWDSILRKYDLQKNDWLHSIYNVRQRWAPVYFRASFFAAIASNQGSESSFFDGYVKQQTTLPIFIRQYEAALENSFEKEIESDFETTCTTPVLRTPSPMEKQAANLYTRWIFAKFQVELVETFVYTANMIDGDGTVSMYRVAKFEDDSKAYIVSLNCSDMKAKCSCQMFEYSGILCRHILTVFTVTNVLTLPSHYILKRWTRNAKSVVGSDECGERHSNESMAARYNTLCREAIRYAEEGALAPETYNVAVSALKEAKKKVSAAKKNVARVIPPNSQASGVYDDRRSSGSTPDMNPILWPCQDEMMKRFNLNVSVPTKSVTDLNIPRMAPVSVHRDDGHTDNMVSLPCLKSMTWVMENKSSTPANRVAVINLKLQDYSRSTPQESEVKFQLSKVTLEPMLKSMAYISEQLSTANRVAVINLKDTETTSGESEVKFQVSRDTLGAMLRSMAYIREQLSNTVEPQVETPSKKQRK comes from the exons ATGGATGTTGAAGTGATTGATGTGGAAGAAGGAAACATGGGCCAGCATGACGGTGTAACAGATGACGGAGATGATGAACTCAGTGAGAGCTCCACTCAGGATGTGAATAGGGCAGTCGAACCACATCTGGGAATGGAATTCCATTCTGAAGATGCAGCTAAGACTTTCTATGATGAGTACAGTAAGCGAATGGGCTTTAGAATTCGTGTTAGCCATTTTGGTCGATTAAAGGCAGATGTGAGTTCTACTTTCAGGGATTTCTTGTGTGCCAGGGATGGTTTGAAAAAAAGAACAAGAACCGGGGAAACCTGTGGTGCTATGCTTAGAATAGAGCTAAAGGGTAAAAACAAATGGGTTGTAACAAAATTTCTGAGGGATCACAACCATTCCATTGAGAGTCCCAATAATGTGCATTACCTTAGGCATACTGCTATGACAACAAAGGTTGCCACTGAAAACAGCCTGGCAGGTCTCGTTCCTAGTGGTGTTATGTATGTTTCAGTGGATGGGAGTCATGCTCCCATAGAGATGAATCATGGAGTGAAGAATTGTCGCACTGCAGATTCAGATCGATTAACTAAGAACACTACAACTCTAATTTATGCTCCCAAACAGTACAATCAGAGAAGAACACTGGGGAGAGATGCTCATAGCCTTCTTGATTATTTCAAGAAAATGCAGGCTGAGAATCCTGGATTTTACTATGCAATACAACTTGATGAGGATAATCGCATGGCTAATGTATTTTGGGCTGATTCAAGGTCGAGAAATGCATATAGTCATTTTGGTGATGCTGTCACATTGGATACAACATACCGAGTGAAGCAATGCAAAGTGCCATTTGCTCCATTCACAGGAGTGAACCATCATGGTCAATTGATTTTGTTTGGCTGTGCTTTACTTCTAGATGAATCTGAGGCTACATTTGTTTGGCTATTTAAGACATTTCTTGCTGCCATGAACAACCATGCCCCCATCTCAATAACTACCGACCAGGACAGGGCCATACAATCTGCAGTAGCTCAAGTATTTCCTGAAACATGCCATTGTATAAACAAATGGGATGTATTAAGACAAGGACAAGAGAAAATGGCTCCTGTATGCATTATGCACCCTAATTTCCAGGTCGAActatataattgtataaatatGACTGAGACTGTTGAGGAATTTGAATTATGCTGGGATTCAATCCTTCGAAAATATGACCTTCAGAAGAACGATTGgctacattcaatatataatgtacGCCAACGGTGGGCTCCTGTTTATTTTCGTGCTTCTTTCTTTGCAGCCATTGCTTCCAATCAGGGATCAGAGAGCTCATTCTTTGACGGCTATGTGAAACAACAAACCACCTTGCCTATATTCATTCGGCAGTATGAAGCAGCTTTAGAAAATTCATTTGAAAAGGAAATAGAGTCTGATTTTGAAACAACATGTACCACTCCAGTGCTGAGGACACCATCGCCGATGGAGAAACAGGCAGCTAATTTATATACAAGATGGATTTTCGCAAAATTTCAAGTAGAACTAGTGGAAACATTTGTCTACACTGCAAATATGATTGATGGAGATGGGACTGTTAGCATGTACAGAGTTGCAAAATTTGAAGATGACAGCAAAGCCTACATTGTCTCATTGAATTGCTCTGATATGAAAGCAAAATGTAGTTGCCAGATGTTTGAATATTCTGGTATCCTTTGTAGGCACATACTGACAGTTTTTACCGTGACAAACGTACTAACATTGCCATCTCACTACATCTTGAAGCGGTGGACAAGAAATGCAAAAAGTGTTGTTGGATCAGATGAATGTGGAGAACGACATAGTAATGAATCAATGGCAGCTCGATACAATACCCTATGCAGGGAAGCCATAAGGTATGCAGAAGAAGGGGCTTTAGCTCCAGAAACATACAATGTGGCTGTGAGTGCTCTTAAAGAAGCAAAGAAGAAGGTTTCTGCTGCAAAGAAAAATGTTGCTAGAGTCATACCTCCCAATTCACAGGCCAGTGGTGTTTATGATGATCGGAGGTCATCCGGTTCTACTCCGGATATGAACCCTATACTGTGGCCTTGCCAAGATGAAATGATGAAACGCTTTAATCTCAATGTTAGCGTTCCCACTAAATCTGTCACTGATCTCAACATTCCTCGCATGGCCCCTGTTTCCGTTCACCGTGATGATGGTCACACGGATAACATG GTGAGCCTTCCTTGTCTTAAGTCAATGACTTGGGTGATGGAGAACAAAAGTTCAACACCTGCAAATAGAGTAGCTGTTATCAATCTCAAG TTGCAAGATTATAGCAGGTCTACTCCACAAGAATCAGAGGTTAAGTTTCAACTGTCCAAGGTCACTCTGGAGCCCATGTTGAAATCTATGGCTTATATCAGTGAGCAGCTCTCTACTGCCAATAGGGTTGCTGTCATCAATTTGAAG GACACAGAAACAACTTCAGGAGAATCAGAGGTGAAATTTCAGGTGTCAAGAGATACTTTAGGTGCAATGTTGAGGTCCATGGCTTATATCCGTGAGCAGCTCTCGAATACA GTTGAACCCCAAGTTGAGACTCCAAGTAAGAAACAAAGGAAGTAG
- the LOC116024852 gene encoding short-chain dehydrogenase/reductase 2b-like, which translates to MPSITLPSIYSPSQIKSAAKNPFHLPIAPPPSNRACISVFRSDTLNQKLVHHQRIVSMEVNGKQASERYAVVTGANKGIGLETARQLAASGVTVVLTARNEKRGTEAVSLLHNEGLSNVVFHRLDVVDKHSIECLAEHLKTQYGRLDILVNNAGASGVVVDEDALRALNLDPADWLAGKVTNLIQSSIKTTYEKAKECLDTNYYGVKNTTEALLPLLQLSTSGARIVNVSSLRSELRRIPNEQTRELLGDIENLTEERIDETLQKFLRDLKENALEANGWQPMLPAYSISKATLNAYTRLLAKKHPSMCINCVHPGYVNTDLNWHTGPLTIEEGAQGPVMLALLPQGGPSGHYFDQTVMAEF; encoded by the exons ATGCCATCAATCACCCTTCCGTCGATCTATTCGCCTTCACAAATCAAATCCGCCGCCAAAAACCCCTTCCACCTACCTATTGCTCCGCCGCCATCAAATCGAGCTTGTATCTCTGTTTTCAG ATCAGACACACTTAACCAGAAGCTTGTTCATCATCAGAGAATTGTATCAATGGAGGTTAACGGAAAACAGGCGTCTGAGAG GTATGCAGTAGTTACCGGAGCAAACAAGGGAATTGGCCTGGAGACTGCCCGGCAGCTGGCAGCCTCAGGCGTTACAGTTGTGTTAACAGCTAGGAACGAGAAGAGGGGAACGGAAGCTGTGTCGTTGCTGCATAATGAGGGGTTGTCGAATGTTGTTTTTCATCGGCTCGATGTTGTAGACAAGCACAGCATAGAATGCTTGGCTGAGCATCTCAAAACACAATATGGAAGGCTTGATATTTTG GTAAACAATGCTGGAGCTTCTGGAGTAGTtgttgatgaagatgccttaaGGGCCTTGAATTTAGACCCTGCAGATTGG CTTGCGGGGAAAGTTACCAATTTGATTCAGAGTTCAATTAAGACAACCTATGAGAAGGCAAAAGAATGCTTGGATACTAACTACTATGGTGTAAAGAACACAACTGAAGCACTTCTTCCCTTGCTGCAACTGTCCACTTCAGGGGCCAGGATAGTAAATGTCTCTTCTCTCAGGAGTGAATTAAGG CGAATCCCCAATGAGCAGACGAGGGAGTTGCTCGGGGACATTGAGAATCTGACAGAAGAGAGAATTGACGAAACTCTGCAGAAATTTTTGCGCGACCTGAAAGAAAACGCGCTTGAAGCCAACGGGTGGCAACCAATGCTACCTGCGTATAGCATATCAAAGGCGACGCTGAATGCCTATACTAGGCTTCTCGCGAAGAAGCACCCGAGTATGTGCATCAATTGCGTGCACCCCGGGTACGTGAACACAGACCTGAACTGGCATACAGGGCCTTTGACTATAGAGGAGGGAGCTCAGGGGCCTGTTATGCTGGCTCTCTTGCCTCAGGGAGGACCTTCTGGCCACTATTTTGACCAAACTGTAATGGCTGAATTTTAA
- the LOC116025617 gene encoding F-box/WD-40 repeat-containing protein At5g21040, giving the protein MAFECQKSTETGLLRSVVNCLEDSVIGKGESNLTGSLSNKGCILDSDIRNPKTKLNGEHYVLIPNGNEKHPAEEILPNCRSINDLPPALISEILNCLDPKELGIVSCVNSSLYQLASEHQVWKDFYCERWGNPAIPAPLGPGNSDVKTWKDLFVEREFRSKTFLGRYSVDTLYGHTEAVRTVFVLASKKLVFTSGYDQIVRMWDMEEGLSIASSRPLGCTVRAVAADSKFLLAGGTDGFIHGWRAEDGNPHLFDLRAPQNPSKEFRLWEHQGPITCLAVGFNKIYSGSWDMTVRVWDCSSLKCLNVLMHNDWVWSLVPHDTTVASTSGSDVYLWDTNSGMKLAVVNNAHVGNAYSLARSHTGKLLFTGGEDGAIHMFEVVKNARCHVKKVATWVPHSGPVYSLAFEFPWLVSASSDGKLALIDVRKLLKTSRYSATGSRPCKVDNLDHTSVEPPQRMLHGFGSNLFAVDIGLDRIVCGGEEGAVRIWNFSQALEIEQRVRALRGLRLENRMRRRKLQSNMNSKGSRSDQCSVAAKKNQINGDRNSWQNKRRVSGKLKA; this is encoded by the coding sequence ATGGCATTTGAATGCCAAAAATCTACTGAAACTGGTTTGTTGAGAAGTGTGGTCAATTGTTTAGAGGACTCTGTTATAGGCAAAGGTGAATCTAATTTAACAGGATCTTTGAGCAATAAGGGTTGCATTCTTGACTCTGATATAAGAAACcccaaaacaaaattgaatgGTGAACATTATGTTTTGATTCCAAATGGCAATGAGAAACACCCTGCAGAAGAAATTTTACCTAATTGTAGGTCAATAAATGATCTTCCTCCAGCTTTGATATCTGAGATCCTTAACTGCTTAGACCCGAAGGAGCTCGGTATTGTTTCTTGTGTGAACTCGTCTTTGTATCAGCTTGCATCTGAGCACCAAGTGTGGAAGGATTTTTACTGTGAGAGGTGGGGGAATCCAGCTATTCCGGCGCCATTGGGGCCGGGGAATTCGGATGTGAAGACTTGGAAGGATCTTTTTGTGGAGAGGGAGTTTCGTAGCAAGACGTTCCTGGGGCGATACAGTGTTGACACCTTGTATGGTCATACGGAGGCAGTTAGGACGGTGTTTGTTTTAGCTTCGAAGAAGCTTGTGTTTACTTCGGGGTATGATCAGATAGTTCGAATGTGGGACATGGAAGAAGGGTTGTCTATTGCTTCTTCCCGCCCTCTTGGATGCACTGTCCGTGCTGTTGCTGCTGATTCAAAATTCTTGTTAGCTGGCGGTACTGATGGATTCATACATGGTTGGAGGGCGGAGGATGGAAATCCTCATTTGTTTGACCTTAGAGCTCCTCAGAACCCGAGCAAAGAATTCCGACTTTGGGAACATCAAGGCCCCATAACTTGCCTTGCAGTGGGCTTTAATAAGATTTATAGTGGATCATGGGACATGACTGTACGTGTTTGGGATTGTTCTTCGCTGAAATGTTTGAATGTTTTGATGCACAATGACTGGGTATGGAGCCTAGTTCCTCACGATACTACAGTGGCGAGTACATCAGGATCAGACGTCTATCTTTGGGACACCAATAGCGGGATGAAACTCGCTGTCGTTAACAATGCTCATGTCGGTAATGCTTACTCTTTGGCAAGAAGCCACACCGGGAAGCTTCTATTCACCGGGGGAGAAGACGGAGCCATACACATGTTTGAGGTTGTAAAAAACGCAAGGTGTCATGTAAAGAAGGTCGCAACATGGGTTCCTCACTCGGGCCCTGTTTATTCTCTTGCATTTGAATTCCCCTGGCTTGTTTCCGCTTCCAGTGATGGAAAACTGGCACTTATCGATGTGAGGAAGTTATTGAAGACAAGTAGGTATTCAGCAACAGGAAGTCGTCCTTGTAAGGTTGACAATCTGGACCATACAAGTGTTGAGCCTCCGCAACGAATGCTTCATGGATTCGGGTCCAATCTATTTGCCGTGGATATTGGTCTGGATCGTATTGTGTGTGGAGGTGAAGAAGGCGCTGTTAGGATCTGGAACTTCTCACAAGCGTTGGAGATAGAGCAGAGGGTCCGTGCTTTACGAGGTTTAAGGTTAGAAAACAGGATGAGGAGGCGTAAGCTTCAGTCCAACATGAATAGCAAAGGTAGCCGGAGTGATCAGTGCTCGGTTGCAGCAAAGAAGAACCAAATCAATGGCGATAGGAATAGTTGGCAGAACAAGCGTAGGGTAAGCGGGAAGCTGAAGGCTTAG
- the LOC116024799 gene encoding uncharacterized protein LOC116024799 → MELTTTTQSLSHAKIPKLFSNGGTFFAQNSVNFLGYNCLPRNLQCSAKHLRSLGAIHASEGQNTSTAVSIKWLLEPVGDGDTKHIGYPTAMPGAFEISSGAVTVGRVSEKADMVIPVPTVSGAHARLRHTEDCLVVTDLDSTNGTFIDEKRLRPGVAAAALPGTRITFGDTHLAIFRVSKLEKVDDAPEEQEESAEAS, encoded by the exons ATGGAACTCACCACCACTACCCAGTCTCTTTCCCATGCCAAAATCCCCAAACTCTTCTCCAATGGGGGCACTTTTTTTGCCCAGAACTCTGTGAATTTCTTGGGGTATAATTGCCTGCCAAGAAACCTGCAATGCAGTGCCAAACATCTCAGGAGTCTTGGAGCCATTCATGCTTCTGAGGGACAGAATACCTCCACTGCTGTTTCCATTAAATGGCTTCTTGAACCTGTTG GTGATGGAGATACAAAGCACATAGGTTATCCCACTGCAATGCCAGGTGCATTTGAGATCAGCTCT GGTGCAGTAACAGTCGGGCGCGTCTCTGAGAAGGCAGATATGGTGATTCCAGTTCCCACAG TATCTGGTGCGCATGCCCGCCTCAGGCACACCGAGGACTGTCTCGTGGTAACGGATTTAGACAGCACGAATGGCACTTTCATTGACGAGAAGCGCCTCAGACCCGGTGTTGCTGCTGCTGCATTGCCTGGAACTCGTATCACGTTTG GGGATACTCATCTAGCAATATTCAGAGTCTCGAAGCTCGAGAAGGTTGATGATGCTCCTGAAGAACAAGAAGAGTCTGCAGAGGCTAGCTAG